The genomic window GTCGGCCAGGATTTTGGCAAAGGTGGTGCCCCATGATCCGGCACCCAAAACCGCCACGACGTCCGGGGTCCGGGCAGGGCTTTGGATAATGGTCATTTACCTTCCTCGGGTTCCGGAGCGTCGGAGGCTCCGCGCTCGACGAAACGGCCATGTTTTGACTGTTTGTGAACAGCCGGATCCCAACGTTCAGCAGGAGCGTCTTCGTTGCGGAGCGTCGCCAGCAGGCCCGTGATGGCGTCCATAATGACTTCGGTTGCCTCAGTCAGCGTGGCGCGATCCATCGGACGGTCGGCGAAGGCACTGAGGTCAACCGGCTTCCCGACCAGGACCCGTACTGTTTTGCGCGGGAAAATGTGAAAACGCTTCGCATAACGGGGGAAGACTTCCTGCGCTCCCCAGTGCGCCATAGGGACAACAGGCGCACCGGTTTGCAGAGCAAGCCTTGCTGCTCCGGTGTGGCCTTTCATGGGCCACAGATCGGGATCCCGTGTCAGGGTGCCTTCGGGATAGATGATGATCGCACCACCGGCGTCCACTACCTCCTTGGCGACTTGCAGCGAACGGTTCGCTCCCGCCGTCGAGCGTTCAACCGGTATCTGCTTGGTGGCTGCCAGCAGTGCTCCGAGCACGGGGACTTTGAAAAGCCCCTTCTTGGCCAGGAAGTGCGGTGGCCGCTTCTGGTTGTAGACCATGTGCCCAATGACGATGGGATCGATCTCGGTGCAGTGGTTGGGCGCCGCGATGAAACCACCCGGGGGAAGGTTTTCAACACCTTCCCACTTCTTGGCCATCACGAGGTTCATCAACGGACGAGCCAGGCCCGCCAGCAGCACGAATGTGGCACGGCTCTTGGCCGATTCCTTCAAAGGATCCCCCGCTACTTGGTGGTGGTGATATCGAAATCGGCACCCAGGCCGGCCAGCTTCTCGGTAAAGCGCTCGTACCCGCGGTTAATGATGTCGATGCCGGTAACCCTGGAGGTGCCGGTGGCTGCCAGTGCCGCGATGAGGTGGCTGAAGCCGCCCCGGAGGTCCGGGATATCAATATCGGTGCCACGGAGCGGAGTGGGTCCTGAAATCACGGCGGAGTGAAGGAAGTTCCGCTGACCGAACCGGCATGGGACGCTGCCCAGGCACTCACGGTGCACCTGGATGTTTGCTCCCATGCGGGCCAGCGCCTCGGTGAAGCCGAACCGGTTCTCATACACCGTCTCGTGCACGATGGAAACGCCCTCGGCCTGGGTCAGCGCCACTACCAGTGGCTGCTGCCAGTCAGTCATGAAGCCGGGGTGCACATCCGTTTCCAGCACCAGCGGGGAGAGCTTGCCGCCCTGGTGGTAGAAGCGGATGCCGTCGTCTCCGATGTCCATCCCGCCACCGACTTTGCGGTAGGTGTTCAGGAAAGTCATCATGTCCCGCTGGGATGCACCTTCAACGAAGATGTCTCCCCGGGTCACCAATGCAGCCGAGGCCCATGATGCGGACTCGTTGCGGTCCGGCAGAGCACGGTGGTTGTACCCACGGAGGTCCTTGACGCCCTCAATCCTGATGGTGCGGTCGGTCTGGACGCTGATGATGGCGCCCATTTTCTGAAGGACCGCAATGAGGTCGATGATCTCGGGCTCCGTTGCAGCCCCGATGAGTTCAGTGATTCCTTCTGCCCGTGTTGCGCTCAGCAGCACCTGCTCGGTGGCGCCAACCGAAGGATAGGGAAGGGAGATTTTGGCTCCATGGAGGCCGTGCGGTGCGGAGATGTGGATCCCGCCAGGGCGCTTTTCCACCACGGCACCGAACTGGCGGAGCACATCGAGATGGTAATCGATGGGCCTGTCCCCGATTTTGCAACCACCCAGATCGGGGATGAAGGCCTCCCCGATGGCATGGATCAGGGGCCCGCACAGCAGGATGGGGATCCGGGAATCCCCGGCA from Arthrobacter sp. StoSoilB20 includes these protein-coding regions:
- a CDS encoding lysophospholipid acyltransferase family protein produces the protein MKESAKSRATFVLLAGLARPLMNLVMAKKWEGVENLPPGGFIAAPNHCTEIDPIVIGHMVYNQKRPPHFLAKKGLFKVPVLGALLAATKQIPVERSTAGANRSLQVAKEVVDAGGAIIIYPEGTLTRDPDLWPMKGHTGAARLALQTGAPVVPMAHWGAQEVFPRYAKRFHIFPRKTVRVLVGKPVDLSAFADRPMDRATLTEATEVIMDAITGLLATLRNEDAPAERWDPAVHKQSKHGRFVERGASDAPEPEEGK
- the murA gene encoding UDP-N-acetylglucosamine 1-carboxyvinyltransferase, with product MSSVLTIRGGVPLTGRVTVRGAKNLVPKAMVAALLGSEPSVLRNVPEIKDVEVVTSLLQLHGVTVVKDPVTGDLTLDPKDAKTASSTAIDAHAGDSRIPILLCGPLIHAIGEAFIPDLGGCKIGDRPIDYHLDVLRQFGAVVEKRPGGIHISAPHGLHGAKISLPYPSVGATEQVLLSATRAEGITELIGAATEPEIIDLIAVLQKMGAIISVQTDRTIRIEGVKDLRGYNHRALPDRNESASWASAALVTRGDIFVEGASQRDMMTFLNTYRKVGGGMDIGDDGIRFYHQGGKLSPLVLETDVHPGFMTDWQQPLVVALTQAEGVSIVHETVYENRFGFTEALARMGANIQVHRECLGSVPCRFGQRNFLHSAVISGPTPLRGTDIDIPDLRGGFSHLIAALAATGTSRVTGIDIINRGYERFTEKLAGLGADFDITTTK